A DNA window from Candidatus Sulfidibacterium hydrothermale contains the following coding sequences:
- a CDS encoding T9SS type A sorting domain-containing protein codes for MENRPLHKKRKPFIPFSIYLLFFILGLGNFFTAKAQTPIDSLIFATDGTVESTVISGDYLYLGGDFTHIGEKTGPIAFFLNGSNTPEKGMPIVGDIRPYWMSDQVYTVLPDDNGGWFIAGKFSLINNREHNIFAHILKDKSIDPLWDLKWESDKQINVMKYDGDYIYLAGDMSIKDSQGNLHEYVCRINRKTREVDPEWNPDLKDADEVEKMEIGKDWVYLAGWIGKVEGFWQDAMVVVDKNTGKRIAFPTASSITALKLMGDTLLAGQPNLYWSKYPDGFGYIAKGIVGLDEQNDKPVQADAPEGYFYHSIPDGNGGWYVAGRYNENDGFFHLDKDLQEIETFKQDNLTYSSPYTRLLLYNNALFIGTKSDISLNEKTYRYLFKLDATTGEMDTSFRPLPNAQIYSLAQWGDTLIVGGKFDTIAGEYRPGLAAIDLKTGALLPWKPDIHLSNFDAGYTGGERAIQAMTIKNDTLYIGGIFQISTPTLDSNARGIYGLARYNLKTGELDTTFHIHTSYFDQPTITGMDFLNNDLYVVGIFDIKTPSGEEIENTAIFNIAKRQLSPVNTGFLFSHSDSFSIPQILIQNGIIYMWGISATDNSTGEKRSYFISLKASDHQFTSWNPLPNYRVHSFSFSNDKILMSGNFYFLKSYPDNFVGITIPNGNYVQFPDLESAYTLALSPKYIFIGGDFKWYNDSSVNGLVRLKRKDLSFTSFPHHILSDQKPIAINSIVLGDSGLYVTGYSAFNLVNGNYRQNICLLDPETAELKNWQPPTADDKPERVFCFGNNVVVAGGFGLMPSWERNGAAKINLKTSSVTDWNMNIPGYIHIYKIIVAGDTVYVGGDDIDEINGKDASELSAVSASSATLISGFKPSILTDGYGDSEITAMAKYGNALYAAGEFFSVNGKTHHCIVKLDASTGEVQNWDPKLYEGWNPIYCILPTDTAVYIGGKEINTENNNDVKSWLIKVDTDSGNLKKIYPSSYNQKIRALALNKDGVLAAASNDYKGLLILDKTKDTLLPVESQPEFYWGLYQVTAIDNGFIALGNKIKEFNSYTEKPGLFIYDLNLDTVANIISIPVIQGHPYHFALNGTLLTLGGDFDGINEQITNSNIDFLTMPTQIMLEPGVYSWSPKRANNTDPFALTINGYGFSDSTIVRLYGYQNWYPDSMSVTPEKIIAWFDGKKIFTPQYLNLAVKLNNNSDEEIFTKAVTLTTTLPSDVWADWVGPSKVLAGKPTTFYLLYGNRSTANAYGVFLYLAVEDKQSIILPNDIQPPATDGINWDTIPSYVESDYFLGEPFKGKVYTISLPYLPAEYEGAIKLTVNSATSSNPIRVGISRPIYNSYEELTSTGTKSANGIGYSFFSCMYSIADFFADLTPGISCMKAAFDNTVLMAIDKHVQNESVQAEDIANALGMTILGCIPGEAAVSKGFAIAKGMASMYSNASGVSSALGACGGFIDGLKKEAFDVEGYVTHDPNAKFGPEGMNTSPYIRSDHPYNYIVTFENDSGATAPVQRVIITDTLDKNVFDLNTFKAIGFGFGDTSYMFRPTDGDTVYIDLRPEKNTIVRVFYQLDKNSGILTWNFMALDPETYQLVDNIDDGFLPPNRKAPEGEGNILYAVTPLSGLPEGTQIKNAAHIVFDWNDEIPTNTWNNTTDNIAPESAVNALPDKTVETSFKVSWKGSDEGSGIYAYTVFVSENDSAYYPWLVDTHDTSAVFSGQPGVTYKFYSIAVDSAGNKEPVPSIYDAKITVSGTGIETFGTGNQMQFRIYPNPAKEHFNVDYYLPESSSVRIDVLNACGHLVQLPVKTTALRGTSHVSLDISHLPAGYYFVRILTKYGVQVRKIIKQ; via the coding sequence ATGGAAAACAGACCTTTACACAAAAAAAGAAAACCGTTTATCCCATTCTCAATTTATTTACTGTTTTTTATACTCGGATTGGGCAATTTTTTCACTGCCAAAGCACAAACGCCCATTGATTCTTTAATTTTTGCCACTGACGGAACGGTTGAATCCACAGTTATTTCCGGTGATTATCTCTACCTGGGTGGAGATTTTACCCATATCGGAGAAAAAACCGGACCGATAGCTTTTTTTCTGAACGGCTCCAATACTCCGGAAAAAGGCATGCCTATTGTAGGTGATATCCGTCCTTACTGGATGTCTGATCAGGTTTATACTGTTTTGCCTGATGACAATGGCGGATGGTTTATTGCGGGGAAATTTAGTCTGATCAATAACCGGGAACATAACATTTTCGCCCATATTCTGAAAGACAAAAGCATTGATCCGCTATGGGATTTAAAATGGGAATCCGATAAACAGATCAATGTGATGAAATATGATGGTGACTATATATATCTCGCCGGAGACATGTCCATAAAAGACAGCCAGGGCAACTTACACGAATATGTTTGTCGCATCAACCGGAAAACACGGGAGGTGGACCCCGAATGGAATCCGGACCTGAAAGATGCCGACGAAGTGGAAAAAATGGAAATCGGAAAAGATTGGGTATATCTTGCCGGCTGGATCGGAAAAGTGGAAGGCTTTTGGCAGGATGCCATGGTAGTAGTGGATAAAAATACCGGAAAAAGAATCGCTTTTCCCACCGCCAGCTCCATAACCGCTTTAAAACTCATGGGCGATACACTTCTGGCCGGCCAGCCCAATTTATATTGGAGCAAATATCCGGATGGATTTGGCTACATTGCCAAAGGCATTGTTGGCTTGGACGAACAAAACGACAAGCCGGTTCAGGCCGACGCCCCGGAAGGATACTTTTACCATTCCATTCCTGACGGAAACGGTGGTTGGTATGTAGCCGGACGATACAATGAAAATGACGGTTTTTTTCATCTCGATAAAGATTTACAGGAAATTGAAACATTCAAACAAGACAACCTGACCTATTCATCTCCTTACACCCGGCTACTTCTTTATAACAATGCTTTATTTATAGGAACTAAAAGCGATATTAGTTTAAATGAAAAAACCTATCGTTACTTGTTTAAACTGGATGCTACTACAGGGGAAATGGATACCAGTTTCCGTCCCTTACCCAATGCCCAAATTTATTCTCTGGCACAATGGGGAGATACCCTGATCGTTGGAGGAAAATTTGATACCATTGCCGGAGAATACCGTCCCGGGCTGGCCGCTATTGACCTGAAAACAGGCGCCCTGCTTCCCTGGAAACCCGATATTCATCTCAGCAATTTCGATGCAGGATACACCGGAGGAGAAAGAGCTATTCAGGCTATGACCATTAAAAACGATACACTCTACATTGGCGGAATTTTTCAAATTTCTACTCCTACGCTTGACAGCAATGCCCGTGGCATCTACGGACTGGCACGCTACAACCTAAAAACCGGAGAACTGGATACCACCTTTCATATTCATACCAGTTATTTTGATCAACCCACCATTACCGGGATGGATTTTCTGAACAATGACCTGTATGTTGTGGGGATTTTCGATATAAAAACACCTTCCGGAGAAGAAATCGAGAACACAGCCATTTTTAATATTGCCAAAAGGCAATTATCACCCGTAAATACCGGTTTTCTTTTCTCTCATTCAGATTCCTTTTCTATCCCACAAATTCTTATCCAAAACGGCATCATCTACATGTGGGGAATAAGCGCAACAGACAATTCCACCGGGGAAAAACGATCTTATTTCATTAGTTTGAAAGCATCGGACCATCAATTTACCTCCTGGAATCCTCTGCCTAATTACCGGGTACACAGTTTTTCCTTCAGCAATGATAAAATCCTGATGTCGGGAAATTTCTATTTCCTGAAAAGCTATCCGGATAATTTTGTGGGAATTACTATTCCAAACGGCAACTATGTTCAGTTTCCCGATTTGGAATCAGCCTATACCCTCGCTCTTTCCCCAAAATATATTTTTATCGGGGGTGATTTTAAATGGTATAATGACAGCAGTGTAAACGGACTGGTCCGGCTCAAACGGAAAGACCTGAGCTTCACTTCCTTTCCACATCATATTTTGTCTGATCAAAAACCCATCGCAATAAACAGCATAGTACTGGGTGACAGCGGATTATATGTTACAGGATATTCTGCGTTTAATCTTGTAAATGGTAATTACCGACAAAATATTTGTCTGCTGGACCCGGAAACTGCCGAACTAAAGAACTGGCAGCCACCGACAGCCGATGACAAACCGGAACGTGTTTTCTGTTTCGGTAACAATGTAGTAGTTGCCGGAGGATTTGGTCTCATGCCTTCATGGGAACGTAACGGAGCCGCTAAAATCAATCTGAAGACCTCTTCGGTAACCGACTGGAATATGAACATTCCAGGTTATATTCACATATATAAAATTATCGTGGCCGGTGATACCGTGTATGTAGGAGGTGATGACATTGACGAAATCAACGGAAAAGATGCCAGCGAATTGTCAGCCGTCAGCGCATCATCCGCCACCCTGATTTCCGGTTTCAAACCATCCATCCTTACGGACGGATACGGAGACAGCGAAATCACCGCCATGGCCAAATACGGAAATGCCTTATATGCTGCCGGTGAATTCTTTTCTGTAAACGGGAAAACCCATCATTGTATCGTAAAACTCGACGCATCCACCGGTGAAGTACAAAATTGGGATCCCAAACTTTATGAAGGGTGGAATCCGATATACTGCATTCTTCCTACCGACACCGCAGTCTACATTGGCGGAAAAGAAATTAACACGGAAAACAACAACGATGTAAAAAGCTGGCTAATTAAAGTAGACACTGACAGCGGAAATCTAAAGAAGATCTATCCCTCTTCGTACAATCAAAAGATCCGGGCACTGGCCCTAAACAAAGACGGCGTGCTGGCAGCAGCATCCAATGATTATAAAGGGCTGTTAATTCTTGATAAAACCAAAGACACCTTACTGCCAGTAGAAAGCCAGCCCGAATTTTATTGGGGACTGTATCAGGTTACTGCAATTGACAATGGTTTTATCGCTTTGGGCAATAAAATAAAAGAATTCAATAGTTATACCGAAAAACCGGGGCTGTTTATTTACGACCTGAATCTGGATACCGTGGCCAACATTATCAGTATCCCTGTAATACAAGGACATCCCTATCATTTTGCGCTAAACGGAACACTACTGACCTTAGGAGGTGATTTTGACGGGATAAATGAACAAATCACCAACAGCAATATTGACTTCCTAACCATGCCAACCCAAATTATGCTCGAACCGGGAGTTTACTCCTGGAGTCCCAAAAGAGCCAACAACACGGATCCGTTTGCCCTGACTATCAATGGGTACGGATTTTCAGACAGTACCATCGTGAGGCTTTACGGTTACCAAAACTGGTATCCGGACAGCATGTCCGTAACACCGGAAAAAATCATTGCCTGGTTTGATGGCAAAAAGATCTTCACACCACAATATCTTAATCTTGCTGTAAAACTCAATAATAACAGCGATGAAGAAATCTTCACTAAAGCGGTTACCCTTACAACAACACTTCCCTCCGATGTATGGGCCGACTGGGTAGGACCATCAAAGGTTCTGGCAGGAAAACCCACCACCTTTTATCTCTTGTACGGAAACCGCTCAACGGCAAATGCATATGGCGTATTTCTCTATTTGGCCGTGGAGGACAAGCAGAGTATAATACTTCCCAATGACATTCAACCTCCGGCAACCGATGGCATCAACTGGGATACCATTCCTTCTTATGTGGAATCCGATTATTTTCTTGGCGAACCTTTCAAGGGAAAAGTTTACACCATTTCTCTGCCTTATTTACCGGCAGAATATGAAGGCGCTATTAAACTTACCGTAAATTCTGCCACTTCATCCAACCCTATTCGCGTAGGGATCTCACGGCCTATTTACAACAGTTATGAAGAGTTAACCAGTACAGGAACAAAATCAGCCAACGGAATAGGTTATAGTTTCTTTAGTTGTATGTATTCGATAGCCGATTTCTTTGCAGACTTAACTCCCGGTATAAGCTGTATGAAAGCGGCTTTCGATAATACCGTTTTGATGGCTATTGACAAACATGTACAAAATGAGTCTGTTCAGGCAGAAGACATTGCCAACGCCTTAGGCATGACCATATTAGGATGCATTCCGGGAGAAGCAGCTGTTTCTAAAGGTTTTGCCATAGCAAAAGGCATGGCCAGCATGTACAGTAATGCCTCCGGAGTGTCAAGTGCCCTTGGAGCCTGCGGCGGCTTTATTGACGGACTGAAAAAAGAAGCCTTTGATGTAGAAGGATACGTCACACACGACCCCAATGCCAAATTTGGCCCGGAAGGAATGAATACCTCTCCTTACATCCGCTCTGACCATCCGTATAACTATATAGTGACATTTGAAAATGATTCCGGTGCCACCGCTCCGGTGCAACGGGTAATCATTACCGACACACTGGACAAGAACGTTTTCGATTTGAATACCTTCAAAGCCATTGGATTCGGATTTGGAGATACTTCTTATATGTTCCGGCCAACTGACGGTGACACGGTATATATTGACCTGCGCCCGGAAAAAAACACCATTGTCAGGGTTTTTTACCAACTCGATAAAAATTCCGGGATTTTAACCTGGAATTTTATGGCACTGGATCCGGAAACATATCAACTTGTTGACAATATTGATGATGGATTCCTGCCACCCAACCGCAAAGCTCCGGAAGGCGAAGGAAACATTCTCTATGCCGTAACTCCTTTGTCCGGATTGCCGGAGGGAACCCAAATCAAGAACGCTGCTCACATTGTCTTTGACTGGAATGATGAAATCCCCACGAATACCTGGAACAACACCACCGACAATATTGCTCCGGAAAGTGCCGTGAATGCACTTCCGGACAAAACCGTGGAAACCAGTTTCAAAGTTTCCTGGAAAGGTTCAGATGAAGGTAGTGGTATTTATGCTTACACTGTCTTCGTTTCTGAAAACGACAGTGCTTATTATCCCTGGTTGGTGGATACCCACGACACTTCGGCTGTTTTTTCCGGACAACCGGGCGTAACCTATAAATTTTACTCGATAGCCGTGGACAGTGCAGGAAATAAAGAACCCGTTCCGTCCATTTACGACGCCAAAATTACCGTGAGCGGAACGGGTATTGAAACTTTCGGAACAGGAAACCAAATGCAGTTCCGGATCTATCCCAATCCGGCCAAAGAACACTTCAACGTAGATTACTACCTGCCCGAAAGCAGTTCCGTGAGAATTGACGTGCTTAACGCCTGTGGTCATCTGGTGCAGCTGCCGGTAAAAACAACCGCTTTACGTGGCACATCGCACGTATCATTGGACATCTCACACCTGCCGGCCGGTTATTATTTTGTTCGTATTCTCACCAAATACGGCGTACAAGTCCGTAAAATCATTAAACAATAA
- a CDS encoding DUF7619 domain-containing protein — translation MASDQQYLYIGNINTIGKKSPGWALFQNGSSQPTDSLPALTGNPTYGQCQIRYIYAAVTDGNGGWYIGGDFFTVNGEKTGPLAHIRADKTVENFALKGLSFNETGSAEVFTLKKDGNFLYVGGRFIAKDNKGNYYNSIFKLNLNTGEVDPEFNPFPGKKDFNNNQIDQIETGNNKVFITGHFENQTKGFLVFDQTTGKQIHTPSTISSPTIVLLHDTLLISANSSFGYPLNTGRNGLALLDVNTDTSILPHPLFKDYQEDITSVIGDGEGGWYISTFQGIYHFTPDLEQDTVFKQKLLNKASQLLLNGDNLFVCSDQSVEVNGKTISKLFKLDARTGTIDTLFNPNPDLPVYGLTANGDTLFAGGPFYQIAGQKQQKLAALNIADGKLINWNPETEGIPFPFGNYWDGVKQLIIHDGKLYISGKFTLKNHTNIVSLARFDLQTGKVDTTFFIDDFKQTAPDITGMALYQNKLFVTSKNDLISTTKDVDNFAVIDSDKKTIRLINGSYKISFSGWYDQSPKIREYQGKIYCWHLAATDTVTRLSRTHFFSMDAQSEKLTSWNPNPDNTVNIFAASGDRMLIYGSFSTLKTLFVNNTNASSLFALNTNNFQYIPIYYPGKSFGSSYFVKQFVSNNKYIFASTDSYKYGDSTVYGLIRLSRKNLSFAPYHPGLKWINSYVSIYNIALGKQGLFVMGNFDKVGNAERKGLCLLDSETAELKAWNPPPFNLTGPNKRIFASENDSNVIVSTDYNTLLYPFWSRDGLAKIDLSTGKLSSWNPHSKSLRLNAPGNVQKIKIYGDTVVVSFQEPVVMNGKDTGSLFLLNRVTGQVIPGFHPPVCDYSYFSSFFTVTFARQGNDLFLAGDFKNVNGINHPNLVKIDFSTGKIDDKWGTPSFTSNTEINGVVVFRDTIYVYGNIYLANDTYVHPLISIDAKTGNIIKAYPLGNGNYQNITNMAVNKEGTIMFFNKYLPGIYVLEPENRDTIIKEVKLSTMASSFTAIRTYENRFILAAKNMSEKNLTTTKSGMIFYDPDNDTVLHAFTLPSANTGAEISSFSCSNDILAIGGYLCNVYGQQNTNLAFLTMPDLHLKPGITSWTPHKADNRNPFALMIYGTGFGENSSVSLFNNDTTLSPDSLFVKTNKITAWFDGTRFIPGEWNMKVAISDTLTKTFTGAIKIDEGSYTEMWAKLTGPNVVLIHKPETYYVSFGNKGNTAAFGTFLYIGVGKDQEVTFPNSEIQVPDIHYNNFDINMDTVTMYTNVDYFFGQPFDGKVYALFIPYIPAHFEYDLKIYIRSDVHGQKPVMRVAISQPLYESYDEISENLKSTEGFFSSFFHCAYDIASTVASLTPGISCIKSVFDNFIYEGYKRYVTNQTFDALSVTKSTGLVALDCSGAGTVGKAYTIATKIVQTGNGLLSISGSCDHFFKNLFQDNTQSQIEASVDPNAKFGPTGLSSSHFVTSKHPYQYLITFENDSAATAPAQRVIIIDTLDKNVFDLNTFRPLGFGFGDTNYLYRENDGDTVYIDLRPEKNALVRIFYQLDKGTGILKWTFQTLDPNTYAYVTNVNDGFLPPNRKSPEGDGNVFYSIEPLAGLPEGTTIHNQAHIIFDWNEEMATDTWNNTTDNIAPESAVNALPDKTVETSFKVSWKGSDEGSGIYAYTVFVSENDSAYYPWLVDTHDTSAVFSGQPGVTYKFYSIAVDSAGNKEPVPSIYDAKITVSGTGIETFGTGNQMQFRIYPNPAKEHFNVDYYLPESSSVRIDVLNACGHLVQLPVKTTALRGTSHVSLDISHLPAGYYFVRILTKYGVQVRKIIKQ, via the coding sequence ATGGCATCTGATCAACAGTACCTTTATATCGGAAATATTAATACCATTGGGAAAAAATCTCCGGGATGGGCTCTTTTCCAAAACGGTTCATCACAACCAACAGACAGTCTCCCTGCTTTAACAGGAAATCCGACTTATGGCCAATGCCAAATCCGGTATATTTATGCTGCCGTTACCGATGGAAATGGCGGCTGGTACATTGGCGGAGATTTTTTTACCGTCAACGGGGAAAAAACCGGTCCACTTGCTCATATCCGGGCAGATAAAACCGTTGAAAATTTCGCTTTAAAGGGATTGTCTTTTAATGAAACCGGAAGTGCTGAAGTCTTTACCTTAAAAAAAGACGGAAACTTTTTATATGTTGGAGGACGCTTTATAGCTAAAGACAATAAAGGCAATTATTACAACAGTATTTTTAAGCTCAACCTGAACACTGGAGAAGTTGATCCGGAATTCAATCCATTCCCCGGGAAAAAAGACTTCAATAATAACCAGATTGATCAAATCGAAACGGGAAACAATAAAGTATTTATTACCGGACACTTTGAAAACCAAACAAAAGGTTTTCTGGTTTTCGACCAAACTACCGGAAAACAAATTCATACTCCTTCAACTATTTCTTCTCCTACCATAGTTCTACTCCATGACACTTTACTTATTTCTGCCAATTCATCGTTTGGCTATCCTTTAAATACAGGCAGAAATGGACTTGCCTTACTGGATGTTAATACAGACACTTCCATTCTTCCTCACCCTCTTTTCAAAGATTATCAGGAAGACATTACATCAGTCATTGGCGATGGGGAAGGCGGCTGGTATATTTCCACTTTCCAAGGAATTTACCATTTCACCCCGGATCTGGAGCAGGACACCGTCTTTAAACAGAAACTTCTTAACAAAGCATCACAACTTTTGCTAAATGGGGATAACCTTTTTGTTTGTTCTGACCAATCGGTTGAGGTAAACGGAAAAACCATCTCCAAGTTATTTAAACTGGATGCCCGAACAGGAACCATTGACACCCTTTTCAACCCCAACCCCGATTTACCGGTTTATGGTCTTACTGCAAATGGAGATACCCTTTTTGCCGGCGGACCTTTTTACCAGATTGCCGGACAAAAACAACAAAAATTGGCTGCACTGAATATTGCTGATGGGAAACTCATCAATTGGAATCCAGAAACAGAAGGAATTCCATTTCCATTTGGCAATTACTGGGACGGTGTAAAACAATTAATCATACACGACGGGAAACTCTATATTTCAGGAAAATTCACTCTTAAAAATCACACAAATATTGTCAGTTTGGCCCGTTTTGACCTCCAGACAGGAAAAGTGGATACAACATTTTTCATTGACGATTTCAAACAAACGGCTCCGGACATTACCGGAATGGCTCTTTATCAAAACAAACTTTTCGTCACATCCAAAAATGATTTAATCTCAACCACCAAAGATGTGGATAATTTTGCCGTTATTGATTCGGACAAAAAAACCATCAGACTAATCAACGGCAGTTACAAGATTTCTTTTTCCGGCTGGTATGATCAGTCACCGAAAATTAGAGAATATCAGGGAAAAATTTATTGCTGGCACCTTGCTGCTACAGATACAGTCACCCGGTTATCCAGAACGCATTTCTTCAGCATGGATGCTCAAAGCGAAAAACTCACTTCCTGGAATCCCAATCCGGACAACACCGTAAATATATTTGCGGCTTCAGGAGACCGAATGCTGATTTATGGTTCTTTTAGCACACTAAAAACTTTATTTGTCAACAATACAAACGCTTCAAGTCTTTTTGCTTTGAACACCAACAATTTCCAATATATTCCGATTTATTATCCGGGGAAAAGCTTTGGCAGTTCTTATTTTGTAAAACAGTTTGTTTCCAACAATAAATACATCTTTGCAAGTACAGATAGTTATAAATATGGAGACAGCACGGTTTATGGTCTTATCCGGCTAAGCCGAAAAAATTTAAGTTTCGCTCCTTATCATCCCGGACTAAAGTGGATTAATTCGTATGTCAGCATCTATAATATTGCTTTGGGAAAACAAGGTTTATTCGTTATGGGAAATTTTGACAAAGTAGGGAATGCCGAACGAAAAGGACTTTGTTTATTGGATTCCGAAACTGCAGAACTAAAAGCATGGAACCCACCGCCATTTAATTTAACAGGGCCAAATAAACGAATTTTTGCATCGGAGAACGACTCAAACGTAATTGTAAGTACCGATTATAACACATTATTATACCCGTTTTGGTCCCGGGACGGGCTGGCCAAAATCGACCTTAGCACAGGAAAACTATCAAGCTGGAATCCCCACAGTAAGTCATTACGATTAAATGCTCCGGGCAATGTCCAAAAAATTAAGATTTATGGTGACACTGTTGTCGTTTCGTTCCAGGAACCCGTGGTGATGAACGGGAAAGACACCGGAAGTTTATTTTTACTCAACCGGGTTACCGGTCAGGTTATCCCCGGCTTCCATCCGCCTGTATGCGACTATTCTTACTTTTCATCTTTTTTTACGGTTACTTTTGCCCGTCAGGGAAATGATTTGTTTTTAGCCGGTGATTTTAAAAATGTCAACGGAATAAACCATCCCAACCTGGTAAAAATCGATTTCAGTACAGGTAAAATAGATGACAAATGGGGAACTCCTTCTTTCACATCTAACACAGAAATCAATGGAGTTGTCGTCTTTCGTGATACGATATATGTCTACGGAAATATCTATCTGGCAAACGACACATATGTTCACCCATTGATAAGCATAGATGCCAAAACCGGAAATATCATCAAAGCTTACCCGCTTGGCAATGGCAATTATCAGAATATCACGAACATGGCGGTTAATAAAGAGGGAACAATTATGTTTTTCAATAAGTATCTCCCTGGCATTTATGTCCTTGAACCGGAAAACCGGGATACCATAATAAAAGAAGTAAAATTGAGTACAATGGCCAGCTCATTCACAGCTATCCGGACTTACGAAAACCGTTTTATTCTGGCAGCCAAAAACATGAGCGAAAAGAATCTGACAACAACTAAATCCGGAATGATTTTTTATGACCCAGACAATGATACTGTTTTACATGCTTTTACCCTCCCATCTGCTAATACTGGAGCAGAGATTTCATCATTTTCCTGTTCCAATGATATTTTAGCAATTGGAGGCTATTTGTGCAATGTTTACGGCCAACAAAATACTAATCTGGCTTTCCTGACCATGCCCGATCTTCACTTAAAACCTGGAATTACTTCCTGGACTCCTCATAAAGCCGATAACAGAAACCCTTTTGCTTTGATGATCTACGGAACAGGATTTGGAGAAAACTCGTCTGTTTCCCTTTTCAACAACGACACCACCCTGTCACCTGACAGTCTGTTTGTAAAAACAAATAAAATCACGGCTTGGTTTGACGGAACCCGTTTTATTCCAGGAGAATGGAATATGAAAGTGGCCATTTCCGACACCCTGACGAAAACCTTTACCGGAGCCATAAAAATTGATGAAGGCAGTTATACCGAGATGTGGGCAAAACTTACCGGGCCCAACGTGGTACTTATTCACAAACCAGAAACCTATTACGTTTCTTTTGGGAATAAAGGAAATACAGCAGCTTTCGGGACTTTTCTTTACATTGGCGTAGGAAAAGATCAGGAGGTTACTTTCCCCAACAGTGAAATACAGGTACCCGATATTCATTACAATAACTTTGATATCAACATGGATACTGTAACCATGTACACTAACGTGGATTACTTTTTCGGACAACCTTTTGACGGAAAAGTATACGCCTTATTTATTCCGTACATCCCGGCTCATTTTGAATATGATTTGAAAATATACATTCGGTCGGATGTTCACGGGCAAAAACCGGTTATGCGTGTGGCCATCAGTCAGCCTTTGTATGAAAGTTATGATGAAATATCCGAAAACCTGAAATCAACTGAAGGATTTTTCTCCAGTTTCTTTCATTGTGCTTATGATATCGCAAGTACGGTGGCCAGCCTGACACCCGGAATCTCCTGCATTAAATCGGTTTTTGATAATTTTATTTATGAAGGATACAAGCGCTACGTAACCAATCAAACTTTTGATGCTCTTTCGGTAACCAAATCCACCGGGCTGGTAGCATTGGATTGTTCCGGCGCAGGAACTGTGGGAAAAGCTTACACCATTGCGACAAAAATTGTTCAGACCGGTAACGGATTACTAAGTATCTCAGGGAGCTGTGATCATTTTTTCAAAAACCTGTTTCAAGACAATACTCAGTCACAAATAGAAGCTTCTGTGGATCCTAATGCCAAATTTGGCCCGACGGGATTAAGTTCTTCCCATTTCGTAACATCCAAACACCCGTATCAATACCTCATTACTTTCGAAAACGATTCGGCAGCTACAGCTCCGGCACAACGGGTAATCATTATTGACACACTGGACAAAAATGTCTTTGACCTGAATACTTTCCGTCCGCTGGGCTTCGGCTTCGGCGATACGAATTACCTGTACCGGGAAAATGATGGAGATACGGTATATATCGATTTACGACCGGAAAAAAATGCTCTTGTCAGGATATTCTATCAATTGGATAAAGGAACCGGCATACTCAAATGGACGTTTCAGACACTGGATCCAAATACTTATGCGTATGTAACCAATGTCAATGACGGATTTTTACCTCCCAACCGTAAATCGCCCGAAGGCGATGGTAACGTTTTCTATTCCATCGAACCACTGGCCGGTCTTCCGGAAGGAACCACTATTCATAACCAGGCACATATCATTTTCGACTGGAACGAAGAAATGGCTACCGATACCTGGAACAACACCACCGACAATATTGCTCCGGAAAGTGCCGTGAATGCACTTCCGGACAAAACCGTGGAAACCAGTTTCAAAGTTTCCTGGAAAGGCTCAGATGAAGGTAGTGGCATTTATGCCTATACTGTCTTTGTTTCCGAAAACGATAGTGCTTATTATCCCTGGTTGGTGGATACCCACGACACTTCGGCTGTTTTTTCCGGACAACCGGGCGTAACCTATAAATTTTACTCGATAGCTGTGGACAGTGCAGGAAATAAAGAACCCGTTCCGTCCATTTACGACGCCAAAATTACCGTGAGTGGAACGGGTATTGAAACTTTCGGAACAGGAAACCAAATGCAGTTCCGGATCTATCCCAATCCGGCCAAAGAACACTTCAACGTAGATTACTACCTGCCCGAAAGCAGTTCTGTGAGAATTGACGTGCTTAACGCCTGTGGTCATCTGGTGCAGCTGCCGGTAAAAACAACCGCTTTACGTGGCACATCGCACGTATCATTGGACATCTCACACCTGCCGGCCGGTTATTATTTTGTTCGTATTCTCACCAAATACGGCGTACAAGTCCGTAAAATCATTAAACAATAA